GCCGGATGTCTGGGTCCACGGGGATTGGGCCTACATCGATGAGGACGGCTTCTGGTTCGTGACGGGCCGCTCGGACGACACCCTCAAGATCGCCGGCAAGCGGCTGGGCCCGGCGGAGGTCGAGTCCGTCCTCGTGAGCCATCCCGCCGTCGCCGAATCCGCCGCCGTCGGCGTGCCTCACGAGGTCAAGGGCGAGGCGGTGATCTGCTTCGTCGTCCTGCGTCCCGACACCACGCCGGGCGAGAAGCTCCGGGCGGAGCTGTCGGACCTCGTCGCGCACCAGATGGGCAAGGCGCTCAAGCCCGAGCGCGTGGTCTTCGTGGCCGACCTGCCGAAAACGCGCAGCGCCAAGATCATGCGGCGGGTGATCCGCGCGACCTATCTGGGGAATGATCCCGGTGACCTCTCCTCGCTCGACAATCCGGCCAGCATCAAGGCCATTTCCGAGGCGCGCTAGCCCAGACCATTCATGAACGCGTCTTTCTCATCGTACGGCCCCCTCACCCTGCCCTCTCCCCCGCGACGGGGGAGAGGGATGAGGAGAACCTCTTCACCCTGCACGCTTCCTTTTCATCCCTCTCCCCCATTGGGGGAGAGGGCAGGGTGAGGGGGAGCCCGTGCTGGCGCATCATCCGAGCTAGCGACATGGACGCCATCACTTTCTTCCTGATGCGCTACAACGATCTCCACGGAGGGCTCGTCGACGGCCTCTTCTCCAAGCTCTCGGAGGCGCAGCTTCGCGGACGGCCGCACCCGGGGGTCAACACCGTGGCGTGGCTCCTCTGGCACTCCGCGCGCATCGAGGACGTCGGAGTGAACCGCTTTCTCTCCGATCGGCCCCAGGCGCTGGACGAGGGATGGCTCGGACGTCTCAAGGTGCCACGTCGCGATGTCGGCACGGGCATGAGCGATGCCGAGGTGGACGAGCTGAGCCTGCGCATCGATCTGGAAGCGCTCCGCGGCTACTGGGAGGCGGTGACCACCCGGACGCTGGCCGTGGTCGAGACCTTGGAGGGCACGGATCTGGAAGCGCTGGTTCCGGGAGAGCGCGTCCGGAGCGTGGTGCTCGCGGAGGGCGTGGTGGCGCCCGGCGCCGAGTGGCTCACGGAGTTCTGGGCGGGCGGGCGAAGCCGCGCCTGGGTGCTCGCCCAGATGGCTCTCTTGCATCCTTTCGGTCACTACTACGAGGCTCGGGTCGCCGCCGGGCTCTGGGGAGTCCGCAGTCCATGAGGAGATGACCATGACCATTCGCTTCGATCCGAGCGGCCCCTACGAAGTCGAGGAGCGCGATGTCCCCTTTGCCCGGCCCGCGGGCATGGAGCTGCTCGCGCGCATCTACCGGCCGAAGGGAGATGCGGCGGCGCCGCTCGCCGCGCTGGTGGACGTTCACGGCGGCGCCTGGAACCGACTCGATCGCACCGTCGGTGTCCATCACGGCCGCGGCTTGGCCGCCAGTGGATTAGTCGTCATCTCGCTGGACTTCCGCCAGGGCCCGGACCATCAGCATCCGGCCGGGAGCGCGGACGTCGCCGCCGGGGTGCGATGGACGCGCGCCCACGCGCGCGAGCTCGGCGTCGATCCGGCGAAGATCGGCCTCATCGGTCAATCGAGCGGGGGGCAGCTCGCCCTCCTCGTCGCCCTCAAGCCCGGTGCTCCCGAGCATATCGGCACGCCGATCGTGTTGGCGAACGACGCCGTGGACAGCGCGCCCAGCGACGATTCCGTTGCCTTCGTGCTCGCCCTCTATCCCGTGGCGGATCCGCTGGCCCGCTACCGCTACGTTCTCGGCCGCGAGGCCGAGCCGCCCGTGTCCGGCTTCGAGCCGCAGAGACTGATCGCGTCCCACCGCGCCTACTTCAAGGACGAGGCGGCGATGGCGGAGGCGAGTGTCACGCGGATTCTCGAGGAGGGCATGGCGGGCGCGCTGCCGCCCGCGTGGGTCGCCCAGCCCGATCTCGACGACAATGTGCCGGCTTCGATCACGGAGGCTTTCGTGCGCGCCTATGCGAGGGCGGGTGGTCAGATCGAGCGCGTGCACTTTCCCGGGGCCCGTCACGGCTTCATGCAGCGAGCGGGGGCGGACACCGACAAGGCCATCGCCCTCATGCGCGAGTTCATCGGCGGCCAGCTCTCGGAATCGAGAAGCTGAGCGAAGCTCACGTGCCGTCGATGCGTGTCGGCATCCTCATCCCCACTCGCGGCGTCATCATGCAGTCCGCGCAGCGGCCCCCCGTCGAGGAATGCTGGACCATGGCCCGCCTCGCCGACGAGGCCGGCTACGACGCCGTCTGGGTCGGCGACAGCGTGGTGGCCAAGCCGCGGCTCGAGCCGCTCACCACGCTCGCCTACATTGCCGGCATTGCTCCCCGGGTTCGACTCGGAACGGCCGTGCTCCTCCCCGCGCTGCGCCAGCCCGTTGTCCTCGCTCACCAGATCGCCAACCTCGACCAGATCTCGAAGGGCCGCGTGCTGCTCGGCCTCGGAGTGGGCTGGAGCCTGCCCTCCGCCGAGCGCGAGTGGGCGGCGTGCGGCATGGACCACAAGCGGCGCGCCCGTCGCCTGGAGGAGCACATCGAGATCTGGCGCATGCTCTGGCGCGGCGAGCCGGTGACGTATCAGGGCGACGGGGTGGAGCTGACCGATCACACCATCGGGCCGCTGCCCTGGCACGAGGCCGGGCCGCCCGTCCTGATCACCGCGGGAAATCGAGGCGAGATGCTCGCGGCCTCCTTCGACCGCTTCGGGCGCCTCGGGGACGGGATCATCACGACGTATGTCCACTACGACGAGTGCCGGCTCGTGCGCGAGCTCGGGGAAAAGGCGCTGGCGCGCTACGATCGCGCCCGCCCCGACTTTCCCCTCTGCGTGTACACCACGGTGCGGCTGGAAGAGGACGTGGCGACCGCCCAGCGCGTGACCACCGAGTTCCTCGCCACCTACTACGGGGGTGGTGTCCACGAGCGGGGCGCCATGGGCCTGGGCCCCCCCGACGCGGTTATCGCCTCCCTGAGCCGCTACGCCGAGGCCGGCGTCACGGACCTCTGCATCCGCTTCGTGGGCGACGATCAGCTCGCTCAGCTCGAACGCTTCACCGCGACCGTCTTGCCCTTCCTCCGCGCCTGACGCGGTCACGTTTCGTTGTGCCGGGCGGAACGTGACCAAGACCCATGCCCGGCCCCACATGTCCAACGACAACCCATCCTCGGAGGCGCAGTTCAAGACGCTGAAGTACCGGCCGGCCTTCCCGGAGCGATTTGGGTCTCACCCAACACCCTGGTGCGCCCGCACGCAGCATCGAATACCTGGCTATCCGACTTGCCCACGAGGACACCATCGCGTAGCCTGCCCTCGATCGTAGCGCGGTCGTAACGCCTTTGAGAGGGAAGGAGAGGCCGATGCGTCGGGGGGCAAAGCCTGGGAAGGCCAAGGTCGAACCCAAGCTGCCAGCCCCCAGTAAGTCGCTGAAGAACGAAGGCTCTAGGGTCCGCCAGCTTCAGAAGCGACTGGGGGAAGCGCTGAAGCGCGAGGCGGAGGCGTTCGAGCAGCAGACGGCGACGGCCGAAATCCTCCGGGTCATGAGCAGCTCACTAGCGCAGCTCCAGCCAGTCTTG
This sequence is a window from Candidatus Methylomirabilota bacterium. Protein-coding genes within it:
- a CDS encoding DinB family protein, whose product is MDAITFFLMRYNDLHGGLVDGLFSKLSEAQLRGRPHPGVNTVAWLLWHSARIEDVGVNRFLSDRPQALDEGWLGRLKVPRRDVGTGMSDAEVDELSLRIDLEALRGYWEAVTTRTLAVVETLEGTDLEALVPGERVRSVVLAEGVVAPGAEWLTEFWAGGRSRAWVLAQMALLHPFGHYYEARVAAGLWGVRSP
- a CDS encoding alpha/beta hydrolase, coding for MTIRFDPSGPYEVEERDVPFARPAGMELLARIYRPKGDAAAPLAALVDVHGGAWNRLDRTVGVHHGRGLAASGLVVISLDFRQGPDHQHPAGSADVAAGVRWTRAHARELGVDPAKIGLIGQSSGGQLALLVALKPGAPEHIGTPIVLANDAVDSAPSDDSVAFVLALYPVADPLARYRYVLGREAEPPVSGFEPQRLIASHRAYFKDEAAMAEASVTRILEEGMAGALPPAWVAQPDLDDNVPASITEAFVRAYARAGGQIERVHFPGARHGFMQRAGADTDKAIALMREFIGGQLSESRS
- a CDS encoding LLM class flavin-dependent oxidoreductase, translated to MRVGILIPTRGVIMQSAQRPPVEECWTMARLADEAGYDAVWVGDSVVAKPRLEPLTTLAYIAGIAPRVRLGTAVLLPALRQPVVLAHQIANLDQISKGRVLLGLGVGWSLPSAEREWAACGMDHKRRARRLEEHIEIWRMLWRGEPVTYQGDGVELTDHTIGPLPWHEAGPPVLITAGNRGEMLAASFDRFGRLGDGIITTYVHYDECRLVRELGEKALARYDRARPDFPLCVYTTVRLEEDVATAQRVTTEFLATYYGGGVHERGAMGLGPPDAVIASLSRYAEAGVTDLCIRFVGDDQLAQLERFTATVLPFLRA